A window of Synechococcus sp. MEDNS5 contains these coding sequences:
- a CDS encoding response regulator transcription factor produces MAAGTSLRSDLERARSIRALIADQDLLICLYPHLFAVKQMARLAGMHSRRQRVFVESRADALGHLETMATVPWILVSERLSDGSGLSLLGDCRRLIPSHRSLLLLNRPSAETLKIARQLEVDSLLDERSVEKRSGALIQALTALREGSRYEDPRLQADFEATHTSNKTLSGRQLEILTLVADGLSNRDIAQQLQISSNTVRDHLSEIMLRLEVNNRASAVSSALRRGLMP; encoded by the coding sequence TGATCGCAGATCAGGATCTTTTGATCTGCCTGTATCCCCATCTGTTCGCTGTGAAACAGATGGCACGACTAGCCGGAATGCACAGCCGACGGCAACGGGTGTTTGTTGAGAGCAGAGCCGACGCTCTGGGCCACCTCGAAACCATGGCCACCGTTCCTTGGATCCTGGTGTCCGAACGCTTGAGCGATGGCTCGGGACTGTCGCTGCTCGGCGACTGTCGACGGCTCATCCCCAGCCATCGCAGTCTGCTGCTGCTCAACCGCCCCAGCGCTGAAACCCTGAAGATCGCCCGTCAGCTTGAGGTGGATTCCCTGTTGGACGAGCGCAGTGTGGAGAAGCGTTCAGGTGCACTGATTCAGGCGCTGACAGCCCTCAGGGAGGGTTCGCGCTACGAAGATCCAAGGCTGCAAGCCGACTTTGAAGCGACGCACACCAGCAACAAGACGCTCTCAGGCCGGCAACTGGAGATTCTGACTCTCGTGGCGGACGGTCTCAGCAATCGGGACATCGCCCAACAGCTTCAGATTTCGAGCAACACCGTGAGAGATCACCTCAGCGAGATCATGCTGCGACTGGAGGTGAACAACCGCGCCAGCGCGGTGTCATCCGCCCTGCGGCGGGGACTGATGCCCTGA